A window of Halogeometricum sp. S1BR25-6 genomic DNA:
ACCCCCAGCAGCGCCCGGTTGGTGGCGGTGAACGTCAGCGCGATGACGAGGTTGCGGACGGCCATCGCCGCGTCGGCGAGGAGGACGGCGGCGACGCCGTAGCGGTAGGCGTCGGGATGCTGGCGGACGTGGTCGAGCATCGTCCCGACGACGGCCGACGAGGAGGCGAGGCCGCCGAAAAAGCCCGTGACGGCGATGCCGCGGCCGCCGTACTGCTGGACGATGACGTAGTTGACGATGCCGATGCCGGCGACGGTGACGACCATGAGCCACGCCACCCGCGGGTCGTCGATAGTGACCCCGTAAACGGTGTAGGACTCCGCCGGCAGGATGGGGTAGGCGACGAACGCGAGGATGGCGAACTCGGTCATCGAGCGGAGTTCCTGTCGGTCCAGTCGGCCCGCCAGTCCGTGGAGTTCGCGCTTCAGCACCAACAGCAGCGACGAGACGACGGCCACACTGACGCCCTGCAGGGCGTAGCCGAGTGCGACGAGGACTCCCACGCCGTAGGCCGCCATGAGCGACATCGAGGTGGTGAGAGAGAGGCCGGTTCCGTCCTCGCCGAGCAGGCCGCTGACGGCGAGCAGCACCCCCTGCACGATGACGAGCACCCCTCCGATGGCGAGCAGCGAGACGCCGAGGTCCGACTCGACGGCGACGAGCGTGAACACCGCGCCGACGAGGCTCGTCAGGCTGAACGTCCGAATCCCCGCGGACTTCTCGGACCACTCGCGCTCCAACCCGAGGAACATCCCGAGGAGGGCCGCCAGCACGAGGCGGACGACGTCGTTCGACAGCGGCGCGGACAGTAGACCGCCGGACTGCAGAGCGAGAGCTGGGAGAGACGACATTGAGTGCCCGTTCGTGGGGCGACGGCTTTAGTTCCGTCGTAGCCCCCGCCGAAACACGTTAGAATTCACGACAGACTTTTGCCGTCCGGGGGTCCGTTCTCAGGTATGTCCCTCCTCGATATGAACCGCGCCCGGTTGGCGTGGTGGGCGGTCGGCGCCGTCCTCGCGGTTGCGCTCGCCTACGTCTTCTACTCGTTCGTCGGTACGTTCGTCTTCGGTATCTTCATCTACTACTCGACGCGCCCCATCTACCGCCGCCTGAACCGCCGCATCCGTCCGCCAAGTCTCGCGGCCGCCATCGCCCTGTTCGCCCTCGCGCTCCCGGCGTTGGCCCTCGTTACCTACGCGTTCGCCATCGTCGTCAACGAACTGGTCAAACTCACGAACAGCGGCGTCTTCGACCTCTCGCAGGTCCCCATCACGACCGAGCAACTCGCCCGCGTCACCGATTTGAGCGTGCTGCTGTCGTTCAACATCTCGGATATCACCGAGACGCAGATGTCGCAGATTCTCCGGTCGCTCGGCTCCGCGGCCGACACGCTCGCGTTCTTCGGCATCGGCGCCATCCACCTGTTCGTCATGATCGCGCTGGCGTTCTATCTGCTGCGCGACGACCACCGCTTCGCCCGCTGGTTTCGGACGCAGTTCGCGGACGACCGCGGGGTCATGGAGGCGTACGTCAGCGCCGTCGACCGCGACTTCCAGAACATCTTCTTCGGGAACATCCTCAACGCCGTCCTCACGGGCACCATCGGCGTCATCGCCTACTCGGCGCTGAACGCGGTGGCGCCGCCGGAAGTGGAGATTCCCGCGGCCGCCCTCGTCGGCCTCCTCGCGGGCGTCGCCAGTCTCATTCCCGTCGTCGGGATGAAACTCGTCTACGTCCCCGTCGCCGCCTACCTCCTCGCGGTGTCGTACTTCGCGGACCCCACTACGGTCTGGTTCGTCCTCCTCTTCGCCGCCGTCTCGTTCGTCGTCGTGGATACGATTCCGGACCTCGTCCTCAGACCGTACGTCACCGGGCGGAGCCTCCACGTCGGCGCGGTGATGATCGCGTACACGTTCGGCCCCCTGCTGTTCGGGTGGTACGGCATCTTCTTCGCGCCGATGATTCTGGTGCTCGTCGTCAACTTCGCGCGGTACGTCCTGCCGGAACTGGTGGTCGGGTCGCCGATTCGACCGTACGCCGTCGACCCCGCGGCCGAACGGGAGACCGAGGCCGACGACGCCGGACCGTCGGCGCCGACGGCGGCCGAATCCCTCGGCGGGTCCGAAGAGAGAGACGAAGCGGCAGAAACGGAGTCCGGGGTCGACGCGGCCGAATCGCCGGCCGAGGAGACTCCGCCGACGGAGACGGGCGTCTCGGGCCGTAGGAAGTCGGGGGCCGCGAACGAAGACGAGTCGACGCCCTCGTGAGGCGCTTACCGTTCGAGAAGAGCGTCGTTCAGACGCGGACGCCGTCGTACTCGACGTCGACGTAGTTCGCTTCCCACTCCTTGCGGGCCTTCAGTTCGCGGCGACCGCGGCGCGTCAGCGTGTAGAAGTTCGTCCGCCGGTCGCGCTGTCCCTTCTCGACGAGGCCTTTCTCGACGAGGGTGTCGAGGTTCGGGTAGAGCCGTCCGTGGTGGATCTCCTTCTCGTAGTACCCTTCGAGTTCATCCTTGATGGCGAGGCCGTGCGGTTCGTCGAGACCGGCGATAACGTACAGTAGGTCACGCTGAAATCCTGTCAAGTCGTACATCGGTACTTTCGATTAGATTCTTATCGTCTAGCTGGAATAAGTATATCGAAGCGGAACGACCGTCACCGCGCGTGTATACGCGGAATCCGGGCGTTCTGGCTGACAGTTTCGGTCGCCGCGCCGCCCGTACCCAGAGGCGGCGCCGAACCCGTCGCTTCGACGAGAAGAACCGACGGCGCACTCGCTGCAGAACGTGAGTATCGGAAAAGGAAGCAAGCCACGCGAAAATCGCGTGGATGCTTGCCGCCCTGAATTGGTCCCCGCTGACGCTTCGGCCCTCCAAAGCGAAGCGTCACCCGTATCTATCCGTTGGTATATATTAAAGATACCGGCACGTGTGAGGATTGCCCCTTGTCGTGAGCGCCCCCCTCACATGTGCTCTTCCTCGAGAACCCAGCCGAGCGCCCGTTTGTAATGTGTGAACAGTTCTCTGACTCCGGCGTGGCGCATCTCCTCGGAGTCCAACTCCTCGGCGAGGAACTCGTACTGCTCTCTGATCTCCTCTTCTGAGCGCATAGCGTCGATACGAGCCTCAGAGGCATGAAATTGGTGCGGGTGGTCGAACGTCGTCCGCCGCTGTCTGTCGTCGCCCGCGACCGACCGCGGCGTCGGGCTTTTGTCCCGGGACCGCGCACGTCCGCACATGGAGATTCGGGGTCGCCGGCGCTGTAAGTCCTGCGAGCACGAGTGGTCGTACTACGAGACGGGCGAAGTCGCCTGTCCGGCCTGCGGCAGCATGCGGAGCGTCGGCGTCGGCGAGCGAGCGAGCCACACCGACAGCGCCGAGGAACTGGACCTCACCGAACACCGCGCCGCGGCGGAGGCGGAGTCGATAGAAGCCGTCGCCGACGACCTGAAGTCCGACCTGCGGGCGTACCTCCGGGCGCGCGGGTTCATCAGCGGCGGCGAACTCCGCGACCCCGACGACACCTACCTCGCGGCGCGCGAACTGCTGCACGCGGTGGACGTGTACGTCCGTCGTCGCGACCCCGACGAGGCGCTGGAGTTGTACGTCGTCTCGCTCCTGAACGGCGCCGAACGCGGCGACCGCCCCGCTCCCGAGGCGGTCCCCGAAGCGATGACGGCCGCGCGCGGCCTCGCCTATGCGGAGTCGCTGAACGCGTTCCGGCGCGACTTCTCGACGTGGCTGAAAGGGGAGTCGCGCCCCGAGGCGCGGCGGACGCTCTCGACGCTCGGCGAGCACCTCAAGCGCGCCGAGGCCCTGCAGGGCGACGTGTCCGTCGAGCACTCGGAGGCGCTCGTCCGCGCCGCCCGCGAACTCGCGACCTACGCGAGGGAGGGCGACGAGTCGGCGCTGTCGACCGCGCGGGACCGACTGTCGCGCCTCGACTGAGAGAGAGCAACGCCTTTCGTTCCCGCCGCCCCTTCACCGCCGATGGCCGACCGATTCGACCAACACGCCGTCCGCCACCGGATGAAACTGCTCCGCGACGACGGCGACGTGACGCTGTACGAGAACCGCGACGGCGTGCCGTGTCCGGCCTGCGGCGACGTCTTCGACCGCCTCCTTCTCACCGAACGCGGAGCGCACTCCTTCGACGTGGGCGAGCACGCGACGTTCTGCGTCGCGCACGAGGACGAGCGGCTGGTGGTCTGTACGCACCGCTGAGAACGGGTGAGGAAGTGAGAGGCTCGGCTACGGCAGGTCGACGGCGACGCCCTCGGCGTCGCCCGCCGCCTTCACCGTGTTCCACAGCAGCATCGCGCGCGTCATCGGGCCGACGCCGCCGGGAACGGGCGTGATGGCGCCGGCTTTCTCCTTCGCCGACTCGTACTCGACGTCGCCGACGAGTTCGTAGCCCTTCTCGGTGTCCGTCTCGACGCGGTTGATGCCGACGTCTATCACGACGCAGCCCTCCGAGAGCATCTCGCCGTCTATCATCTCGGGGACGCCCGCGGCGGCGACGACGATGTCGGCGGCGCGCGTCTTCGCCGCGAGGTCTGCGGTGCGGGAGTGACACACCGTCACCGTCGCGTTGCCCGTCTCCGACTTCTGCAGGAGGAGGTTCGCCATCGGCTTGCCGACGATGTTCGACCGGCCGACGACGACGGCATCCGCCCCCTCGGTGTCGACGTCCGCCGAGGCGAGGAGCTTCTGGATGCCGTGGGGCGTGCAGGGTTTGTACCGGGGATGACCGGCGACGAGACGGCCCACGTTCTCGGGGTGGAAGCCGTCGACGTCCTTCGCGGGGTCGACCCGCCGGAGCACCTCTCGCTCGTCGACGTGGTCGGGGAGGGGCATCTGCACGAGGATGCCGTGGACCGACGGGTCGGCGTTCAGTTCGTCGATGGTGGCGTACAGTTCGTCGGCGGGCGCCTCGGGGTCTAGCTCGTAATCACGCGCCTCGATGCCCACCTCCTCGCAGTCGTTGTGCTTCATCGAGACGTACGTCTCGCTGGCGGGGTCGTCGCTCATCAGGACGGTGGCGAGACAGGGCGTCGCGCCCGCGTCGGCGAGCGAATCCATCGCGTCGGCGAGACCGGTGCGAACCTCGGCGGCCACGGCGTTGCCGTCGATGATATCCGTCATACCTCGAACGCCGCGGCCGCCGCACTTCAATGGTGCGGGTTCGTGTATACCTTGCACGAAGAGAATCGAACGATACGCACGAACGTGCTCAGTCTCCCGCTTTATCGGACCGGACGCGCTGTCAGGGACACGACGCCGCCAGTCGGTCGTTCGCGACGGGGTCGGTTCCCTGACGGAGGAGGACCGTCTCGCCGGACTCGACGTTCGCGAGGACGACGCTCCCGCCGTAGCCGTGCGTCCGGTCGTGTCCGCGCACGACGACGCAGGTAACCCCGCGGGGGACCGAGACGGTCGTCGACCGGGTGAACTCCCGCGTCCCGTGGGCGTGCGCGAGTTCGCGGCGGCCGAGTTCCTTGCCATCGAGGCCCTCGACGACCCAGCGGTCGGCGTACCCGTCCTCCCCATCGTCATCATGGATGAGCGTCACGTCGAAGCGGTACGCGCCGTCACCGGCCGCCTCGACGGTCACGCCGACGACGTTCGCCTCGCGCAGGTCGAGTTCGCCCTGTGGCGACGTCGCCGACGTCCTGGATTCGGTCGCGCCTCCCGTTCCGTTCGCCGTCGTCTCGTCTGTGGTCGTCGCGGTCGTCGTCTCCCTGTCCGTCGCCGTATCCGTCTCGCTGCCGACGCGGCCCGTCCCGCGGTCGGGACTCGGCGTCCCGCCGACCTGTCCGGGGTCGTCGTCGTCGGTCCCGACGTCGGGCGCGTCCGTGCACCCGGCGAGACCGGCGGTCGCGAGAGCGAACGCGGCGAGGAAGCGTCTCCGGGTGGACATGGTGGGAGGGTTACGCCGCGCGAGCAAAAGTCCGGCGCGACGCCGCGGACGAAGAGAGACGAAGCGAGCGGAGAGGGGACGAGCGGAGCGAGCGTCGTTCGCTCAGTCGTAGAGGGGGTGCTCCTCGCAGAGTTCGTGCACCCGGTCGGAGACGGCGTCGACCGCCTCCTCGTCGTCGTGGTCGTCGATGATGCGGACGATGAGTTCGCCCACCTCGCGGACGGCGTCCTGGTCGAACGCGCGCGTGGTCAGGCCGGCCGTGCCGGCGCGGATACCGCTGGGGTTGAACGCCGACCGGGTCTCGCCGGGGACGGTGTTGGCGTTGAGGACGATGCCCGCCTCTTCGAGGGCGGCCTCGACGTCCTTGCCGGTGGTGTCGGGGTGCGAAGGGCGCAGGTCGGCGAGGACGAGGTGGTTATCGGTGCCGCCGGAGACGACTTCGATGCCCTCCTCTTCGAACGTCTCGGCGAGCGTCCGCGCGTTCGCGACGGTCCGCTCGGCGTATTCCTCGAACTCCGGCTCTAAGGCCTCCTTGAAACCGACCGCCTTTCCGGCGATGTTGTGCATGAGGGGGCCGCCTTGTGCGCCGGGGAAGACGGCCTTGTCGACGGCGTCGGCGTGCTCCTCCGTGGTCATGATGATGCCGCCGCGACCCGCGCGGATGGTCTTGTGCGTCGACCCCGTCACGAAGTCCGCGACGCCGACCGGCGAGGGGTGGACGCCCGCGGCGACGAGGCCGGTGATGTGGGCGATGTCCGCGAGGTGGTAGGCGCCGACGTCGTCGGCCACGTCCTGAATCGTCTCCCACTCGACGACGCGCGGGTACGCGGAGTATCCGGAGACGATGATGTCCGGTTCGAACTCCTCGGCCTGGTCCGCGAGGGCCTCGTAGTCGATGTAGCCGGTGTCGGGGTCGACGTGGTACTGCTCGACCTCGTACGTCTGGCCCGTGAAGTTCGCGGGGTGGCCGTGACTCAGGTGGCCGCCGTGGCTGAGTTCGAGGGAGAGAATCTTGTCGCCGGGGTCGAGCATCGCGAGGTAGACGCCCATGTTGGCCTGCGTGCCCGAATGCGGTTGGACGTTGACGTGCTCGGCACCCCACAGTTCCTTCGCGCGGTCGACCGCGAGTCGCTCGACTTCGTCGGCGTACTCACAGCCCGCGTAGTAGCGAGAGCCGGGGTAGCCCTCCGCGTACTTGTTCGTGAGGGCGCTCCCCTGCGCCTGCAGGACGGCCTCGCTCACGTGGTTCTCGCTCGCGATCATCGCCAGCGTGTCCCGCTGTCGTTCTACTTCGCCCTCCAGCGCGTCGGCGACCGCGGGGTCGACGCCGCGGACGTGGCTGTGG
This region includes:
- a CDS encoding PadR family transcriptional regulator encodes the protein MYDLTGFQRDLLYVIAGLDEPHGLAIKDELEGYYEKEIHHGRLYPNLDTLVEKGLVEKGQRDRRTNFYTLTRRGRRELKARKEWEANYVDVEYDGVRV
- a CDS encoding AI-2E family transporter, encoding MSLLDMNRARLAWWAVGAVLAVALAYVFYSFVGTFVFGIFIYYSTRPIYRRLNRRIRPPSLAAAIALFALALPALALVTYAFAIVVNELVKLTNSGVFDLSQVPITTEQLARVTDLSVLLSFNISDITETQMSQILRSLGSAADTLAFFGIGAIHLFVMIALAFYLLRDDHRFARWFRTQFADDRGVMEAYVSAVDRDFQNIFFGNILNAVLTGTIGVIAYSALNAVAPPEVEIPAAALVGLLAGVASLIPVVGMKLVYVPVAAYLLAVSYFADPTTVWFVLLFAAVSFVVVDTIPDLVLRPYVTGRSLHVGAVMIAYTFGPLLFGWYGIFFAPMILVLVVNFARYVLPELVVGSPIRPYAVDPAAERETEADDAGPSAPTAAESLGGSEERDEAAETESGVDAAESPAEETPPTETGVSGRRKSGAANEDESTPS
- a CDS encoding MgtC/SapB family protein produces the protein MSSLPALALQSGGLLSAPLSNDVVRLVLAALLGMFLGLEREWSEKSAGIRTFSLTSLVGAVFTLVAVESDLGVSLLAIGGVLVIVQGVLLAVSGLLGEDGTGLSLTTSMSLMAAYGVGVLVALGYALQGVSVAVVSSLLLVLKRELHGLAGRLDRQELRSMTEFAILAFVAYPILPAESYTVYGVTIDDPRVAWLMVVTVAGIGIVNYVIVQQYGGRGIAVTGFFGGLASSSAVVGTMLDHVRQHPDAYRYGVAAVLLADAAMAVRNLVIALTFTATNRALLGVALPLGCLVVGSVVAAWFAADWSEQVDIPLESPFSLRNALTFGAVFLAILVAGTVAESELGTLGLYVSSFVSGFVSSAGATTTAILLYRGGSIDSTAATLAILLATASSVVVKVLLSLAGPRQFTRAVALWSAALLVGVGALTGAFVALGVL
- a CDS encoding DUF7117 family protein encodes the protein MEIRGRRRCKSCEHEWSYYETGEVACPACGSMRSVGVGERASHTDSAEELDLTEHRAAAEAESIEAVADDLKSDLRAYLRARGFISGGELRDPDDTYLAARELLHAVDVYVRRRDPDEALELYVVSLLNGAERGDRPAPEAVPEAMTAARGLAYAESLNAFRRDFSTWLKGESRPEARRTLSTLGEHLKRAEALQGDVSVEHSEALVRAARELATYAREGDESALSTARDRLSRLD
- a CDS encoding DUF7385 family protein, producing the protein MADRFDQHAVRHRMKLLRDDGDVTLYENRDGVPCPACGDVFDRLLLTERGAHSFDVGEHATFCVAHEDERLVVCTHR
- the glyA gene encoding serine hydroxymethyltransferase; translated protein: MDHSHVRGVDPAVADALEGEVERQRDTLAMIASENHVSEAVLQAQGSALTNKYAEGYPGSRYYAGCEYADEVERLAVDRAKELWGAEHVNVQPHSGTQANMGVYLAMLDPGDKILSLELSHGGHLSHGHPANFTGQTYEVEQYHVDPDTGYIDYEALADQAEEFEPDIIVSGYSAYPRVVEWETIQDVADDVGAYHLADIAHITGLVAAGVHPSPVGVADFVTGSTHKTIRAGRGGIIMTTEEHADAVDKAVFPGAQGGPLMHNIAGKAVGFKEALEPEFEEYAERTVANARTLAETFEEEGIEVVSGGTDNHLVLADLRPSHPDTTGKDVEAALEEAGIVLNANTVPGETRSAFNPSGIRAGTAGLTTRAFDQDAVREVGELIVRIIDDHDDEEAVDAVSDRVHELCEEHPLYD
- a CDS encoding bifunctional methylenetetrahydrofolate dehydrogenase/methenyltetrahydrofolate cyclohydrolase — its product is MTDIIDGNAVAAEVRTGLADAMDSLADAGATPCLATVLMSDDPASETYVSMKHNDCEEVGIEARDYELDPEAPADELYATIDELNADPSVHGILVQMPLPDHVDEREVLRRVDPAKDVDGFHPENVGRLVAGHPRYKPCTPHGIQKLLASADVDTEGADAVVVGRSNIVGKPMANLLLQKSETGNATVTVCHSRTADLAAKTRAADIVVAAAGVPEMIDGEMLSEGCVVIDVGINRVETDTEKGYELVGDVEYESAKEKAGAITPVPGGVGPMTRAMLLWNTVKAAGDAEGVAVDLP